A genomic region of Phragmites australis chromosome 2, lpPhrAust1.1, whole genome shotgun sequence contains the following coding sequences:
- the LOC133893196 gene encoding polyadenylate-binding protein-interacting protein 9-like: MAAVAEGSTVAAAAKEAEYQAGVQKLVDLLSKLNPAAKEFVPSPAVASPSKKALSADAPVFDICSIGGGNGGSKDSAADAAFYIGNQQRRWRNGYINQGRRRTSERARRAEREGSIRRTVYVSDIDHTVTEERLADIFATCGQVVDCRICGDPRSVLRFAFIEFSDEEGAGAALNLGGTIFGFYPVRVLPSKTAILPVNPKFLPRTEDEKEMVIRTVYCTNIDKMVTQLDVKNFFEELCGEVSRLRILGDNVHSTRIAFVEFVHAEGAIMALNCSGMILGTLPVRVSPSKTPVKPRVNRVASN, encoded by the exons atggcggcggtggcggagggatcgacggtggcggcggcggcgaaggaggCGGAGTACCAGGCGGGCGTGCAGAAGCTGGTGGACCTGCTGTCCAAGCTGAACCCTGCCGCCAAGGAGTTCGTCCCCTCCCCGGCGGTGGCGTCGCCGTCCAAGAAGGCGCTGTCGGCGGACGCGCCCGTGTTCGACATCTGCTCTATCGGGGGCGGGAATGGGGGAAGCAAGGACTCCGCCGCTGATGCCGCCTTCTACATTGGGAACCAGCAGCGCAGG tgGAGGAATGGATACATCAatcaaggaaggaggaggacaagTGAGAGGGCAAGGCGTGCAGAAAGAGAGGGCAGCATTAGGCGTACTGTTTATGTCTCTGATATCGACCATACT GTGACAGAGGAGAGACTTGCTGATATCTTTGCTACCTGTGGGCAA gTTGTTGATTGCAGAATTTGTGGTGATCCCCGCTCAGTTCTTAGGTTTGCATTCATTGAGTTCTCAGATGAAG AGGGCGCGGGAGCTGCACTTAACCTTGGTGGCACGATTTTTGGTTTCTACCCTGTTAGGGTCTTACCTTCAAAGACAGCTATCTTACCTGTGAATCCAAAGTTTCTTCCCAGG ACGGAAGATGAGAAGGAAATGGTTATACGGACTGTTTACTGTACAAACATAGATAAGATG GTTACTCAATTAGATGTAAAGAATTTCTTTGAAGAACTTTGTGGTGAG GTGTCTCGGTTGAGAATTTTAGGGGATAATGTACATTCTACAAGGATCGCTTTTGTTGAGTTTGTCCAT GCTGAGGGTGCCATTATGGCTCTAAATTGCAGCGGGATGATTTTGGGAACTCTGCCTGTCAG GGTGAGCCCTTCTAAGACACCGGTGAAGCCACGTGTAAATCGAGTGGCATCTAACTGA